The following is a genomic window from Trueperaceae bacterium.
CCGCACGACCCGCAACCGCCTCCAGTACCGCTCGACCGGCCCCATCAGCCTGCACGGCTTCCCCGACGTGGAGGTGGCGTACGCCCTCGTGGCCCCCGGGCGGCGCCACGCCGACCCCTACTCCCACGTCCGCTTCGTCGGGCGCCGCGCCGAGCTGGCCGCGCTGACGGCGCTGCACGAGGAGGTAGCTCGCAGCGGTCGACCGCACGAGCTGTGGGTGGTGGGCGAGGCGGGGCGCGGCAAGACGCGCCTGCTGCGCGAGTTCCTGGCCGGCCTCGGCGACGGCGGCCGCGCCCTCTGGCTCGCGCCGGCGGCCGGCGAGGAGTTCGGGTTCGCGGGCCTGGGGCGCCAGCTCTTCGGGCTGCAGGACGGCGGCGACGAGCGTGGGGCGTTGCCGCGCGTGCAGCATAGGCTCGAGACCCTCCTCCCGGACGAGCCGCGCTGGCAACGGCTCATCCTCGCCAGCCTCGACCTCGCCCCCGGCACGGCCTGGAAGCGGATGGAGAGGCGCAGCGTGGACCGCACCAGCCTCGCCTGGCGCGACCTGGTGGTCGCGGTGGCGCGGGGCGGCGCGGCGCCGGGAGAGCCGGTCGCCCCGCTCGTGGTGGTCGTGGAGAACGAGCCGCGCGACCCGACGTTGCACGAGTTCCTCGCCCTGCTCCTGGCCACCGAGGCGCCGCTCCTCGTGCTGCGCACGGCGCGCCGCGCCGGCGGGCAGGGGCGCAGGGCGGAACTGCACCTGCCGGCCCTCGCGAAGGCCGAGGCCGAAGAGCTGTTGGCGGAGGTCACCGGCTCCCCCATGCGGTCGACGGTGGCGGGGTTGCTCGAGCAGGTCGGCGGGGTGCCCGCCTACGTCCTGGAGTTGGGCCGGGCCCTGTCGGTCGCCACCGAGGAGTCGTTCTCGGGCTCGCTCGCCTCGCTACTGCAGGCGCGCCTCGACATGATCGACTCCCGGCACCGACGCCTGCTCGCCTACGCGGCGCTGGCCGGCGAACTCGTGTGGGACGGCCTGCTGCGCGAGCTCGGCGGGGCATCGGCCGCCTCGGACGTGGGGGCCCTCGTGCGCGAGAACATGCTGGTGCCTCAGGTCGCCAGCTCGATCCCCGGGGAGATCGAGTACCGCTTCCAGAGCGAGCTCCTGCGAAACGGGGTCTTGCGCATGATCCCGTACGCCGACCGTCCCGTGCTGCACCTACGGATCGCCACCTGGCTCGAGCAGCACGCCCCCCTCGCGTTCTCCGCCCACACGGCCGAGCACTTCGCGGCGGGCGGGGCGCCGGAGGCGGCGTACGCGCACTACCTGGCCGCCGCCGACCTCGCGACGTCGCGCGAGGACGCGATCACCACCTACGACCTCTACGCCGAGCTCGGCGAGTTGGGGCTCCCGCCCGCGCTCGCGGCCGAGGGGGCGCTGGCCCTGGCGCAGGCCGCGATGAGCTTCGGCGACGACGCCCGCGCGCACGAGGCGCTCGTCCACGCGGCCGGACTGATCAGACAGTGCCCCCCGGAGGAGGCCGCCAACCTGCAGCTGGTGCTGGAGCAGCTGCGGAGCGACCTCGCGCTGTCGGCGTGAGGGGCCGCGGGCTGCGGGCGGCTACCCCTCGCGGCCGAACACCCTGAACCACGGCCTGAAGCTCGGCTNNNNNNNNNNNNNNNNNNNNNNNNNNNNNNNNNNNNNNNNNNNNNNNNNNNNNNNNNNNNNNNNNNNNNNNNNNNNNNNNNNNNNNNNNNNNNNNNNNNNGCGGGCGGCTACCCCTCGCGGCCGAACACCCTGAACCACGGCCTGAAGCTCGGCTCGACCTCGACCAGGGCGCGGGCGAGCCGCCCGCGATCGGCGGCCGGGAGCGCGCCGCGCAGCTCGCGCAGGTAGTCCCAGCCGCGGCGCGGCGCCAGCTCCAGCGCGCGCTGCGTGAAGACCCCCTGGTACCAGAGGAGCTTGCCCCAGCCGGCGCGACCGCGCGGGTACTCGAAGGCGGCCAGGTCGCCCATCTCGTGCGCGGTTCCCGCCACCTGCCAGCGCGCCCAGGCGGCCAGCCGCTCGACCAGCGCCACCTGCCCCGTCTCGCGCAGCGCCTGCACGAACACGTAGGTGGCGTTGAGCTCGTCGAGCCACTTGAGGCGCGTGCGCAACCCGCTCAGGTTGCTGACGGCGTGGCCCCACTCGTGGCCGATCATCAGGTCGACGAACTCCGCCGGCTCGGCGGGCGCCCGGACGCCCGCCTTGGCCGCGGCCAGCCTCACGTCGTCGAAGCGGTGCAGGAGGCGCGGTTGGTGATCGCTCGCGGCGACCACCGTGGCGTCTCGCCCACCGACGCCGGTGCGCGTGAACGGCAGCCCGTACGGGTAGCGGCACAACCGGTGCCAATCCTTGGAGTTCGCCACGACGAGCGTGACGTTGCCCACGGGGCCGATGGCGGCTTCGGCCGCCAACTGCAGCGGCCTCAGGAACGCCTGCAGCTGCCCGGCGCGCACGCGGGCGCCGGCCGAGTGGCGGGCCGGCAGCGCGTCGTCACGGAGGGGCCGCAGGTAGACGCCCTGCAGCGCGGCCTTCGGGTTGGGGCGGTCAGGGGGTTGGGGCGGCATCTGGCGGCAGTGTAGGCGAACGGGCGCCCGGTGCCGGGCCCCGCGGTCCGCGAGGCGAGGGGTCGAGTTGCTATGTTGGTGGGCATGAGCCCGTGGGCGTGGACGGTCGGCGCGTTCGTCTTAGGCGGCGCGGCGGGTTGGCTCCTGGCCAACCTGTCGCGGCGCCGCGACCCGAGCGAGCAGCGGTTGCGGAAGATGCAGTCGACGCTCGACCGCTTCCAGGGGGACGTGGCCCAGCACTTCCAGGAGTCGGGCGAGCTGATAACGCGCCTGCGGTCGGACGTGGAACTGCTCTACCACCACCTCGAGAAGGGGGCGGCGAGCCTCACCACCGAGGACGCCGCCCAGTCGCGCCTGAGGGAACTCGAGGACACGGCGCACGGCTCGTCGGCTCCCGGCAACCACGGGCGCCACTGACGGGCCGAGGCCGGCCCCGAACTGGTCCGACCAGCGCGGTCGCCGCCCCCGGAAGTGACGAGCTTCACCTGCGCGGTAAGTGCGCTCCAGAGGCGATATTCCTCATGTTCCCCGGCTCCGAAGACGTGATAGACTTCGCGGCGACGTGAAGCGGCTCCTCCTGACCCTCCTCCTACTGTTCGCCACGGTCACCGGCGCCGCGCAGGAGCGTCACAACTACCTCGCGGTGAACGGCACCATCGTCGATCCCGCCGGCCCCTACTACTTCATCGCGCAGGGCGACAGCTCGAACGCCTTCGCGAAGGCGCAGGCGCTGGCCGACGCCATGGGCCTGACCGTCCAGTACGTCCAGGACGACAAGGTGCTCGTGTTCAGCGACGGTTCCCGCACCGCTCGCTTCCAGGCGACCTCCGACATCGCGGCCGGCCTCGTCAAGGCGGCCGGAACCGTCACGCTCGAGCCGGCCCTCGGCGGTCAGACCACTCTGGCGAGTCCGCGCGCCATCCTCGTCGACGGCGTCGCCTACGTGGCCGTCACCCCGCTGGTGACGGCGTTCGGTGGCGTCAGCGCCTGGAACGCGGAGCGGCACGTCATCACCGTCGACACGGCCGACCGGCTCGGCTACAGCGTGGGGCGCCCACGCACGGGGCTCACCGACGGCGTCTCCAGGGTCGCCATCGACATCCCGAAGTCGGCCGCCTACGAGGTGGCGGCC
Proteins encoded in this region:
- a CDS encoding AAA family ATPase: MICASCGAANPAGMRFCGMCGVRLGKQGAARERRRVTMLFVDMSGFSGLTRDLDPEDLRDLADEVLTVITGVVEAHDGYVDALKGDGLMALFGAPRSHPDDAFRAVLAAAASLTAVEAVGKARGLPLRARAGVNTGSVIAGPVGSGRVRSYTVMGSAVNLAARLEEVAEPGQVWVGPETYRTTRNRLQYRSTGPISLHGFPDVEVAYALVAPGRRHADPYSHVRFVGRRAELAALTALHEEVARSGRPHELWVVGEAGRGKTRLLREFLAGLGDGGRALWLAPAAGEEFGFAGLGRQLFGLQDGGDERGALPRVQHRLETLLPDEPRWQRLILASLDLAPGTAWKRMERRSVDRTSLAWRDLVVAVARGGAAPGEPVAPLVVVVENEPRDPTLHEFLALLLATEAPLLVLRTARRAGGQGRRAELHLPALAKAEAEELLAEVTGSPMRSTVAGLLEQVGGVPAYVLELGRALSVATEESFSGSLASLLQARLDMIDSRHRRLLAYAALAGELVWDGLLRELGGASAASDVGALVRENMLVPQVASSIPGEIEYRFQSELLRNGVLRMIPYADRPVLHLRIATWLEQHAPLAFSAHTAEHFAAGGAPEAAYAHYLAAADLATSREDAITTYDLYAELGELGLPPALAAEGALALAQAAMSFGDDARAHEALVHAAGLIRQCPPEEAANLQLVLEQLRSDLALSA
- a CDS encoding DUF1043 family protein, with the protein product MSPWAWTVGAFVLGGAAGWLLANLSRRRDPSEQRLRKMQSTLDRFQGDVAQHFQESGELITRLRSDVELLYHHLEKGAASLTTEDAAQSRLRELEDTAHGSSAPGNHGRH